A stretch of Episyrphus balteatus chromosome 2, idEpiBalt1.1, whole genome shotgun sequence DNA encodes these proteins:
- the LOC129910161 gene encoding alpha-(1,3)-fucosyltransferase C translates to MSSERLLGSNNNYNNDADNDNSSSSEMSLRFRGRLCQFFLILLFLGGGLLFIIHFLRQQPAINQYEILKNYNRNHRYSRLTQGQPRSILLWNAFFGDRRWKLPDDTLGPDYFREQRCPVVNCVLTNNKDFLPAIEMFDAIVFHVAEHFPFLQPVPRRRNPYQQYVFALMEPPGETKHILGNEERFYNLTMTYRLDSDIFWPYMFFEDIESGYIVAPSLNPTWRTVESMESSNDEQLDKLIAGKKKFAAWFVSHCDTLSKREELTKSLQKYVNVDVYGACGTLKCPHNSSKCDQMIDSNYKFYFAFENSLCLDYVTEKFYNALNRQVVPVVFGGADYTKIAPPHSYINAEKFKTVKELADYLIYLNNHPKEYARYFWWRKFYRLTSRSPFCDLCSKLNAPAATEKVQFYDDIENWWLGGSCYFEPKILL, encoded by the exons ATGAGTTCGGAGAGATTACTTGGTAGTAATAATAACTACAACAACGACGCGGACAACGACAATTCTAGTTCTAGTGAAATGTCACTTCGATTTCGAGGTAGACTTTGCCAGTTTTTCCTAATTCTCCTATTTTTAGGAGGCGGACTTTTGTTTATAATACATTTTCTGCGTCAGCAACCAGCTATAAATcaatatgaaattttgaaaaattacaatCGAAATCACAGATATTCGAGATTAACACAAGGACAACCTCGATCGATATTGCTATGGAATGCATTTTTCGGTGATCGTCGATGGAAACTTCCCGACGACACCTTGGGACCGGATTACTTTAGAGAACAACGATGTCCGGTGGTGAATTGTGTGCTGACAAATAATAAGGATTTTCTACCTGCCATTGAAATGTTCGACGCTATTGTCTTTCATGTAGCTGAACATTTTCCATTTCTTCAACCGGTGCCGAGGCGTCGAAATCCTTATCAACAGTATGTGTTTGCATTGATGGAACCACCAGGTGAAACCAAACACATTCTTGGTAATGAGGAGAGATTCTACAATTTGACCATGACTTATCGACTGGATTCGGATATATTTTGGCCATATatgttttttgaggatatcgAAAGTGGGTATATAGTGGCTCCTAGTTTAAATCCTACTTGGCGTACAGTGGAATCTATGGAATCTTCAAATGATGAACAATTGGATAAATTAATAGCTGGAAAGAAGAAATTTGCTGCATGGTTTGTTTCACATTGTGATACTCTATCGAAACGGGAAGAATTGACCAAAAGTCTACAGAAATATGTTAATGTTGATGTTTATGGCGCTTGTGGAACGTTAAA gtgTCCACACAACTCATCTAAATGCGATCAAATGATCGACAgtaattacaaattttattttgccttcGAGAATTCATTGTGCCTTGATTATGTAACTGAGAAATTCTATAATGCCTTAAATCGTCAAGTGGTGCCAGTTGTTTTTGGTGGAGCTGATTATACAAAAATTGCACCACCTCATTCTTATATTAATgcagaaaaattcaaaactgtCAAAGAACTTGCCGACTACCTTATTTACCTGAACAATCATCCCAAAGAATATGCACGCTATTTTTGGTGGCGTAAATTCTACAGACTCACGTCACGATCACCATTTTGTGATTTGTGTTCGAAATTGAATGCACCAGCTGCAACTGAAAAAGTACAATTCTATGATGACATCGAAAATTGGTGGCTTGGTGGATCTTGTtattttgaaccaaaaatattgctataa
- the LOC129910179 gene encoding vasoactive intestinal polypeptide receptor 1-like — protein MHQNTVFCRVLTVLEKLTGNIVFGCMLMIGIFLHQLLTNLFRIHDRKNGALMLPFYIGTGVISIASVSWWTTLMAKYNDQYCWQVAEDFRVDWILDGPRLAMLCVNLILLLHITVRLWHAFNAKESDDSPFLRALRAALICLPVFGMQFLFLIIRPDMDSCDIEQFYYITNYSIAGAQGIFIAIFHCYTEREVSKYFKDCWFSFKKVWRRDSIISRCSHTTANETQQELFNSVLVSKRSEGKLMAF, from the exons ATGCATCAAAATACAGTGTTTTGTagagttttgacagttcttgaAAAGCTCACTGGAAATATTGTTTTCGGATGCATGCTAATGATTGGAATATTTTTGCATCAATTGCTGACCAATTTGTTCCGGATACACGATCGAAAGAATGGAGCTTTAATGTTGCCATTTTATATTGGAACAGGAGTCATTTCGATTGCCAGTGTATCTTGGTGGACTACTTTAATGGCGAAATATAACGATCAGTATTGTTGGCAGGTTGCGGAGGATTTTCGTGTGGATTGGATACTCGATGGACCTAGATTGGCGATGTTGTGTGTCAATTTGATTCTTCTATTGCATATAACTGTGAGGCTTTGGCATGCCTTCAATGCCAAGGAATCTGATGACAGTCCattctt ACGAGCTTTGAGAGCTGCTTTGATATGTCTTCCGGTCTTTGGAATGCAATTTCTCTTTTTAATCATACGGCCAGATATGGATAGCTGTGACATAGAGCAGTTTTACTACATCACAAATTATTCTATAGCTGGAGCTCAAGGAATTTTTATTGCTATATTCCATTGTTATACAGAACGTGAA gtcagtaaatattttaaagactGTTGGTTTAGTTTCAAAAAGGTTTGGCGAAGAGATTCAATTATATCAAGATGTAGTCATACGACTGCAAATGAAACACAACAAGAATTATTCAACAGTGTTTTGGTATCGAAGAGAAGTGAGGGAAAATTAATGGCATTTTGA
- the LOC129909686 gene encoding uncharacterized protein LOC129909686, translating into MNKNLFINNIFVVICFLLISSSSQVKSDCRYRSLEVPKEIFQYWASWGCYIYTRPDFFNEAPLELETCSLYTNSSTYFVPGISHNGGKFCHPFHYTSKYVRRQVEKSFASNRTLSRWIECTNEAEDCCADKMDNDVAVENRCPSVWDGWSCFPSIPAGQNIKLPCTRFAYGNEGPRCHHFSYKQCYNNATWDQQTDYSPCDITPPLIARNQYYIAILSISTVFCIPAILVLFFTKATHSQKLRIVRALLLAICIHNVMVILVRAIIIMPELTSLQPRTTT; encoded by the exons atgaataaaaatttgtttataaataacaTATTCGTAGTGATATGTTTTTTGCtgatatcatcatcatcacaggTGAAAAGTGATTGTCGGTATCGTAGTTTAGAAGTTCCCAaagaaatatttcaatattgGGCTAGTTGGGGTTGTTATATTTACACTAGACctgatttttttaatgaagctcCGCTAGAACTTGAAACATGTTCTTTATATACTAATTCTTCGACTTATTTTGTTCCTGGAATCAGTCATAATGGAGGAAAATTTTGTCATCCGTTTCATTATACAAGCAAATATGTGCGTCGTCAAGTGGAGAAATCGTTTGCAAGCAATCGAACCTTAAGTCGATGGATCGAGTGTACAAATGAAGCTGAAGATTGTTGCGCTGATAAAATGGATAATGATGTGGCTGTTG aaaacCGTTGCCCTAGTGTCTGGGATGGCTGGAGCTGTTTCCCTTCAATTCCGGCTGGTCAAAACATCAAATTGCCCTGCACACGTTTTGCCTATGGCAATGAAGGACCTAGATGTCATC ATTTCAGCTATAAACAATGTTACAACAATGCAACTTGGGATCAACAAACAGATTATTCCCCATGCGATATAACACCACCACTCATCGCTCGAAATCAATATTACATTGCAATATTGTCAATTTCAACAGTTTTCTGCATACCAGCTATTTTGGTCCTGTTTTTTACCAAAGCTACTCATTCGCAAAAACTTCGTATTGTCCGAGCACTTCTTCTAGCAATTTGCATTCACAATGTGATGGTAATTCTTGTTCGAGCTATAATAATCATGCCAGAACTGACATCCTTGCAACCAAGAACAACAACT